Proteins encoded within one genomic window of Oryza brachyantha chromosome 7, ObraRS2, whole genome shotgun sequence:
- the LOC102708168 gene encoding protein BZR1 homolog 1, whose amino-acid sequence MTSGAAAAAAAGAGGVGRTPTWKERENNKRRERRRRAIAAKIFTGLRALGNYNLPKHCDNNEVLKALCREAGWVVEDDGTTYRKGCKPPPSAVSASAAMSPCSSTQLLSAPSSSFPSPVPSYHASPASSSFPSPSRLDNASPSCLLPFLRGLPNLPPLRVSSSAPVTPPLSSPTASRPPKIRKPDWDVDPFRHPFFAVSAPASPTRGRRLEHPDTIPECDESDVSTVDSGRWISFQMATTAPTSPTYNLVNPGASNSNSMEIEGAAGRGGPEFEFDKGRVTPWEGERIHEVAAEELELTLGVGAK is encoded by the exons ATGACGTCGGGggcagcggccgcggcggcggccggggcgggTGGGGTTGGGAGGACCCCGACGtggaaggagagggagaacaacaagaggagggagcggcggcggcgggccatCGCCGCCAAGATCTTCACCGGGCTCCGGGCGCTCGGGAACTACAACCTCCCCAAGCACTGCGACAACAACGAGGTGCTCAAGGCGCTCTGCCGGGAGGCCGGATGGGTCGTCGAGGACGACGGCACCACCTACCGCAAG GGATGTAAGCCGCCTCCGTCGGCTGTGTCAgcgtcggcggcgatgagCCCCTGCTCGTCAACGCAGCTGCTgagcgcgccgtcgtcgtcgttcccGAGCCCGGTGCCGTCCTACCACGCGAGCCCGGCGTCGTCGAGCTTCCCGAGCCCCAGCCGGCTCGACAACGCGAGCCCTTCCTGCCTCCTCCCGTTCCTCCGGGGGCTCCCCAacctcccgccgctccgcgTCTCCAGCAGCGCGCCCGtcacgccgccgctctcgtcgccgacggcgtcgcggcCGCCCAAGATCCGGAAGCCGGACTGGGACGTCGACCCCTTCCGGCACCCCTTCTTCGCGGTCTCCGCGCCGGCCAGCCCcacccgcggccgccgcctggAGCACCCGGACACGATACCGGAGTGCGACGAGTCCGACGTCTCGACCGTGGACTCCGGCCGGTGGATCAGCTTCCAGATGGccacgacggcgccgacgtcTCCCACCTACAATCTCGTCAACCCGGGCGCGTCTAACTCCAACTCCATGGAGATAGAGGGGGCGgcaggccgaggcggcccggagTTCGAGTTTGACAAGGGGAGGGTGACGCCATGGGAAGGTGAGAGAATCCAcgaggtcgccgccgaggagcTCGAGCTCActctcggcgtcggcgcgaaATGA
- the LOC102708453 gene encoding geranylgeranyl pyrophosphate synthase, chloroplastic/chromoplastic-like, producing MAAFHPLAASRVRISPLVLPAAAMAGVGAGAGAASYSHHRRRYCAIVATAAASPAAATEFDFKAYMGERAEAVNRALDASIPADEPPVTLHEAMRYALLAGGKRVRPALCLAACAVVGGREAWAMPAAAAVEMVHTMSLVHDDLPCMDDDDLRRGKPTCHVVYGEPIAVLTGDALLSLSFHHMARVDSYPPDIDADKHPARVVRAIGELARCIGSEGLVAGQVVDLEMTGSSETVPLDRLEYIHLHKTAALLEASVVIGAILGGGSDEQIERLRKYARSIGLLFQVVDDILDVTKSSEELGKTAGKDLASDKTTYPKLLGLEKSREFAEKLLSDAREQLLGFDQEKAAPLLHLANYIAYRQN from the exons ATGGCCGCCTTCCACCCGCTGGCCGCCTCCCGCGTCCGCATCTCGCCTCTCGTCCTCCCGGCGGCCGCGATGGCGGGggtgggggcgggggcgggggcggcgtcgTACTCGCATCACAGGAGGAGGTACTGCGCCATCGTggcgaccgcggcggcgtccccggcggcggcgacggagttTGACTTCAAGGCGTACATGGGGGagcgggcggaggcggtgaaCCGGGCGCTGGACGCGTCCATCCCGGCGGACGAGCCCCCCGTTACGCTCCACGAGGCGATGCGGTACGCGCTGCTGGCGGGCGGGAAGCGGGTGCGGCCCGCGCTGTGCCTGGCGGCGTGCGCGGTGGTCGGCGGGAGGGAGGCCTGGGCgatgcccgccgccgccgcggtcgagATGGTGCACACCATGTCGCTCGTCCACGACGACCTCCCCTgcatggacgacgacgacctccgCCGCGGGAAGCCCACCTGCCACGTCGTGTACGGGGAGCCCATCGccgtgctcaccggcgacgcgctgctctccctctccttccaTCACATGGCCAGGGTCGACTCCTACCCTCCGGATATTGACGCTGACAAGCACCCAGCCCGCGTCGTTCGCGCCATTGGCGAGCTCGCCCGCTGCATCGGCTCGGAGGGCCTAGTCGCCGGCCAG GTTGTTGATCTTGAGATGACTGGCTCATCCGAAACCGTACCCCTTGACCGCCTTGAGTACATCCATCTTCACAAAACTGCTGCATTGCTTGAGGCATCGGTGGTAATTGGGGCAATCTTGGGGGGTGGCTCTGATGAGCAGATTGAACGGCTGCGGAAGTATGCGAGGTCGATAGGATTGCTGTTCCAGGTGGTTGATGATATACTTGATGTCACCAAGTCTTCTGAGGAGCTTGGTAAGACAGCGGGGAAGGACTTGGCAAGTGATAAGACGACCTACCCTAAATTACTAGGGCTGGAGAAATCACGGGAGTTTGCAGAAAAGTTGCTTTCTGATGCAAGGGAACAACTTTTAGGATTTGATCAAGAGAAGGCAGCACCACTTCTGCACCTGGCCAATTATATTGCCTATCGGCAGAACTGA
- the LOC102715869 gene encoding UDP-rhamnose/UDP-galactose transporter 2-like, with protein MEAEKKPPAVSDVGAWAMNVVSSVGIIMANKQLMSSAGYAFSFATTLTGFHFTVTALVGWISNATGYSVSKHVPLWELVWFSLVANTSITGMNLSLMLNSVGFYQISKLSMIPVVCFMEWVLNSKHYTTKVISAVVVVAAGVGICTVTDVEVNAKGFICACVAVFCTSLQQITIGSFQKKYNIGSFELLSKTAPIQAVSLIILGPFADYYLNGRWLLNYNFSTGATFFILLSCSLAVFCNMSQYLCIGRFSATSFQVLGHMKTVCVLILGWVLFDSALTVKNILGMLLAVMGMVVYSWAVETEKKATAPIPRNKSDMLDDSEDVPLKARVSGLPTSDLEEGEMKS; from the exons atggaggcggAGAAGAAGCCGCCGGCGGTGTCCGACGTCGGGGCGTGGGCGATGAACGTCGTCAGCTCCGTGGGCATCATCATGGCGAACAAGCAGCTCATGTCCTCCGCCGGCTACGCCTTCTCCTTCG CCACGACGCTGACAGGGTTTCACTTCACGGTCACGGCGCTCGTCGGATGGATCTCGAACGCCACCGGCTACTCCGTCTCCAAGCATGTCCCGCTCTGGGAGCTCGTCTGGTTCTCGCTCGTCGCCAACACGTCCATCACCGGGATGAACCTTAGTCTCATGCTCAACTCCGTCGGCTTCTACCAG ATCTCAAAATTGAGCATGATCCCGGTGGTTTGCTTCATGGAATGGGTGCTCAACAGCAAGCACTACACTACCAAGGTTATATCGGCGGTGGTGGTCGTGGCAGCGGGTGTTGGGATTTGCACGGTCACGGATGTGGAGGTCAATGCCAAGGGGTTCATCTGTGCTTGCGTGGCTGTGTTCTGCACATCGCTTCAACAGATT ACAATTGGCTCCTTTCAGAAGAAGTACAACATTGGGTCATTTGAACTTCTGAGCAAAACTGCTCCAATACAGGCAGTGTCTCTTATTATACTTGGCCCCTTTGCTGATTATTACCTAAACGGGCGATGGCTCTTAAACTACAACTTTTCAACAGGGGCAACT TTCTTCATTCTGCTTTCTTGCTCCTTGGCTGTCTTCTGCAACATGAGCCAGTACCTCTGCATCGGCCGGTTCTCTGCAACCTCGTTCCAGGTCCTGGGCCACATGAAAACCGTCTGTGTGCTCATTCTTGGATGGGTCCTGTTCGACTCGGCCCTCACCGTGAAGAACATCCTCGGGATGCTCCTCGCCGTGATGGGCATGGTGGTCTACAGCTGGGCCGTGGAGACGGAGAAGAAGGCCACCGCCCCAATCCCACGGAACAAGAGCGACATGCTGGACGATTCCGAGGACGTTCCTCTCAAGGCCAGGGTGAGCGGCCTGCCCACGTCGGACCTCGAGGAAGGCGAGATGAAGAGCtag